In Salvia splendens isolate huo1 unplaced genomic scaffold, SspV2 ctg795, whole genome shotgun sequence, a genomic segment contains:
- the LOC121791376 gene encoding lecithin-cholesterol acyltransferase-like 4, translating into MAVLLEDIVKSVEHLLKLISKTSQEQTYVDPTLDPVLLVPGIAGSILNAVDSKTGRTERVWVRILGADHEFRDKLWSRFDPASGKTECLDPDTHIEIPQDRYGLYAIDMLDPDMIIGSECVYYFHDMIVEFIKWGYKEGTTLFGFGYDFRQSNRLQETLDRLAAKLESVYTASGGRKINIISHSMGGLLTKCFMSLHPDIFEKYVKSWIAIAAPFQGAPGYITSTFLNGASFVEGWEQNFFISKWSMQQLLLECPSIYELMACLDYKWEHVPLLEIWKKRCDSDGNSTTVLETYPPVEAIPIFMEALSTNQICYSGVDMDMPFNLEILKWANETRKLLSSAKLPEQIKFYNIYGSNYDTPHCVCYGSNEAPVTDLQELPTLQARYIYVDGDGTVPLESAKADGLHAVARVGVPGDHRGILCERQVFRILKHWLRADHDPFYNPVNDYVILPTAFEMETTKTKGMEVASLKEEWEIVGDDDEDCTMEKEPLVGSITVARTSGYMSVQEEAHATVTIQSQKDGKKHVELSAVSISASA; encoded by the exons ATGGCGGTGTTGTTGGAGGACATTGTGAAGTCGGTGGAGCATCTGCTGAAGCTCATCAGCAAGACCAGCCAGGAACAGACCTATGTGGACCCCACGCTCGATCCGGTCCTGCTCGTGCCCGGGATCGCCGGTTCCATTCTCAACGCCGTTGACAGCAAAACGGGTCGGACCGAGCGGGTCTGGGTCCGGATTCTCGGAGCTGATCACGAGTTCCGGGATAAGCTCTGGTCCCGCTTCGATCCTGCTTCGG GTAAGACAGAGTGCTTAGATCCTGACACGCACATTGAGATTCCCCAAGATAGATATGGCCTTTATGCAATTGACATGCTGGACCCTGACATG ATTATTGGCAGTGAGTGTGTCTATTATTTTCATGACATGATAGTTGAGTTTATCAAATGGGGTTACAAAGAGGGTACGACACTCTTTGGGTTTGGATATGATTTCCGCCAAAGCAACAG ACTTCAGGAAACACTGGATCGCCTTGCAGCAAAGCTGGAGTCAGTTTACACAGCTTCTGGAGGaagaaaaataaacataataagTCATTCTATGGGTGGTCTTCTGACAAAATGTTTTATGAGTCTGCATCCTGAT ATATTTGAGAAGTATGTCAAAAGCTGGATTGCTATAGCAGCACCATTTCAAG GTGCACCTGGATATATAACATCCACGTTTTTAAACGGAGCATCATTTGTTGAAGGATGGGAacagaatttttttatttcaaaatggaGCATGCAGCAATTG CTGCTTGAGTGTCCGTCAATATACGAATTGATGGCTTGTTTAGATTATAAATGGGAACATGTTCCTCTTCTTGAAATTTGGAAAAAGAGATGTGATAGTGATGGGAATTCCACCACTGTGCTAGAAACTTACCCGCCTGTTGAAGCTATACCAATCTTTATGGAAGCTCTTTCAACGAACCAG ATCTGCTACAGTGGTGTTGATATGGATATGCCCTTCaatcttgaaattttgaagTGGGCTAATGAGACGCGCAAGTTGTTAAGCTCAGCGAAGCTCCCTGAACAAATTAAATTCTACAATATTTATGGCTCAAATTATGACACACCGCATTGTGTTTG TTATGGAAGTAACGAGGCCCCAGTCACTGATTTGCAAGAGTTGCCTACACTCCAG GCCAGGTACATATATGTTGATGGTGATGGAACTGTTCCGCTGGAATCTGCTAAA GCTGATGGACTTCATGCAGTAGCACGGGTTGGGGTCCCAGGCGATCACAGGGGCATTCTCTGCGAACGTCAAGTGTTCAGAATCCTGAAGCACTGGTTGCGGGCTGACCACGATCCTTTCTACAACCCTGTAAATGACTATGTAATCCTACCTACTGCTTTTGAAATGGAAACCACCAAAACAAAGGGCATGGAAGTGGCCTCTCTCAAAGAGGAGTGGGAAATTGTTGGGGATGACGATGAAGACTGCACAATGGAGAAAGAGCCTCTGGTGGGTTCGATCACCGTGGCTCGAACGAGTGGCTATATGTCTGTCCAGGAGGAAGCTCATGCTACTGTTACAATTCAGTCACAAAAGGATGGTAAGAAGCATGTGGAGCTCAGTGCTGTATCTATCTCTGCAAGTGCATAG